The following DNA comes from Musa acuminata AAA Group cultivar baxijiao chromosome BXJ1-4, Cavendish_Baxijiao_AAA, whole genome shotgun sequence.
CCGTTGCTTTCAGTTGTTTGTTCTGTATCTATCTCTCAAACAATGATGATGTTTTCTCTATCAATCATTCATCCTTTTgactatttttttcttattttacaaGTTATTTTGAGATAGCTATTGTTTGGGTACGTAATAAGTTATAATTCTATTCATGACAAATGACAAATAGATTTACTCACTCCGGATAACAGCCCGTGAACGCCACACCCACatgatttaaattattttcatgttttaaattacaaaaaaaaattgttcatcaaataaatcatatgtTTTGTACAAAGGCAAATGCATATGTAAAATCCCttcaaatttaattttcattcgaaTTTTGTTttggcacatatatatatatatatatatatatatatatatatatatatatatatatatatatattcatatatatatatatatattcatatatatatatatatatatatgtattcatatatatatatatatatatatgtattcatatatatatatatggtgtatTTAAAATTATAAGGTCTTAGAATATTGTACGGTGTATTTAAGATTGAAGGGCAAACATGTCATTTACAACTATGAGAGTACCGATATGTCAACAAAGATGCATTAATTATAGGTTGTTGCCGAAAATTCCTTAATGCATGTGATTACCTATTACAACCGTACTTATCATATCCGTTTCCTCCGCCTTCATCACCGGCCCAAATTGGGTGCGTGTATTGACTCGCCTCGGTTGAGATTTCTCGTGTATAAATTGCTGCGTAGTGTGGGGGAGAAACCACGATCAGGGTGGATTTGTGGAGATGGCGATGACTGTGATCAGTGTGGTTGTCGTCGTGTCCTTTGCTCTCATGGCCATGGCAGTGATGGCACAGGGTCCATGGGACACTGCCGACGCCACTTTCTACGGCGACATGTCCGGCAACGCGACCATGGGTGAGTTCAGCTGCCTCTCCCTCTTTCTACTACTGCTCCTTTGTCGTTGTCTTCCCCTCTCAGTCCAATGAGCAGGTCACAAGCGCTGCATGCACGCAGAGGAGATTTTGCTGCAGTTAAATCGTGTTCATgggtatagagagagagagagagagagagagagagagagagagagatctgacCATGTGTTTTGTACTGGTACAGGCGGAACTTGTGGGTATGACAATCTCTTCGAGCACGGATACGGGCTGTCGAACACGGCGCTGAGCACGGTGCTGTTCAACGATGGGGAAAAATGCGGTGCATGCTTCGAGTTGAAGTGCGCAGCGGGACCCGACAGGTGCAAGGAGGGGAGCACCATCGTGACGGCGACCAGCTTCTGCCCGCCGGCACCCGTCAGCCTGTGCAACCCGCCCCAGAAGCACTTCGACCTCTCCATGGCCATGTACATGAAGATCGCCAAGACAGCCTATTCGGGCAGCATCCCCGTGCAGTTCCGGCGAGTACCGTGCGTCAGGGAGGGCGACATCGGATTCGAGTTCAGGGGGAACCCCTTCTGGATCTCGGTGCTGGTGTACAACGTGGCCGGCTCCGGCGACGTGGCGAAGCTGTCGGTGAGGGGATCCAACACCACCTGGGTGCCGATGACGAGGTCGTGGGGACAGAGATGGCAGCTCAGTTTCAGGCCAGAGATGGTGGGGCAGAGCCTTTCGTTCCAGGTGACGACAGGCGACAACAATACGGTGGAGTCGGTCGACGTCGCTCCAGCGAACTGGCAGTTCGGACAGCGGTATACAGGCGGCCAATTCTGATGAGGAATTGGAGCAGAAAGCAAGGGAAACTATTAGTACATACAATATAAGGAAGCCACCTAACCATGCACGGGCTTCTTCACTGGCTTTCGAAGTCATATCTATTCCTGCACGCAGTTTAATATTTGCATTACCTTGCTTCAGTTTCAGAGTTCCCATCATGCATATTGTAATGAAAGCCACGGCTTTTAGTTTCAAAGAATTCACGCGAATTCTCTAAGTCACGTGAACTTCCCCTACTGTCATCATGCACACGGAGTCCCGAATCGTCGATCCAAATGATTCACGGCGTTAGAGGAAACTGCCACAATGAGAACTGTCGTGAACCGAATGATTCACGGCGTTAGCGGAAACTGCCACAATGAGAACTGTCGTGAGAATAACAGGTTGTGTGTTCAGATCAGGTTAGATGCAGTCTCAGCATTGGATAGAATACATCTAACATAGTCCAAAAGAAATGGATAGAATAGTTCTGAGTAATAACAAAACTGGCCACGGATGCACAGGAAAATTGATTTCTCGATAGAGAATATCTTAATGGCTTAATCTATGCCTCGAGATTATTTTGGATACGGGAGGAATATGACCCACAAGAGTGCAACATTATAGCTTACTAAAGAATGAATGCTTGACTTTTGGTCAATTGATACAAATATAAACATCATTGTTCATCATAAGACGACAACCATCCCCATCCTTTGCAAAACGTTAGGGCAACATAGTTGGACCAGAtcttattaacaaaaaaaaaatcgataCAAGCATCGGACGGGACGGTCATTATTTAACTTAAGTCGGAAACGTTACAGCACCATTTCTGTGGAAGAAAAGCAAAATCTTTTCAGACATCTGAAACTTCCATGTAGTCATAATCGCTACCAGGATAGAAAGGGCCAAGGAAGATAACACTATGATGATTGGGAAAATATTGAAGGACTAGCGCACAGCTAATAGCGGAGCAAATATGTGTGGCGCCTGAACCAGTTGTAGTCTGGAAGGCCCTGGATTGGTCCCATGGCTGCAATTGCCACATCCTGCGAAGCCAAGGCGGCACCCAGTATAAGCTGACCCATTCTTTGTATGATAACGACGCACCAAGTGTCCACAAATACCAAAGGAAAATAGACCCGTCCTTTTTCATAACCTCATTTTGAAGTGTCATGAAAACATACAAGGCCAAACATGATTTAAGGTATACTTGAGAGTTGAGACTCTCCAATCAGCCTTATAATGAATTTATATCTTAAATATGTGAGACAGGTGATTACGTAACTTAACTTAAAGTGATGCCTCATGGTTATGCAAATTTGGACCTTAGCTCCCTAAATTGCTTATTTCTATGAATCTCTGGCATGCTTATTGTGATTGTAATCATAAAGCATCTTTTAGTAAATGCAAAAAGTACGGCTTTACCTGATCAAATATGAAGCGATTAGCAACACGCTTAACAGTGCTTGCATCAACTGCATCTATCCTCGCAAAAAGTTCAGCAACTGGGATTCTACGGCCATATGTAAGTATCTGGAAACACAAAAAAAGTAAGAAGACATGAAGGAAAGAAATATAGAAACTTTGGAAGTAAAATGACTGAACAAACATGCTGCCAGAGAAAGGACGAATCATTACCTGACGACCGATGTCCTCAGCAACAGGGCTGGTACCATCAATGTGAAGTTGAAGAGAAGATTTGAGCTGTAAAAGGTCATCAAACAGTTGCAGCTTATAACTTATTAAAACAATTCAACAAACAACATTCCTTGCATATATCACATTGGAGATATTCTTCAACAAAAATTTGGATGTTCCAGGATACATGATACTCTATTGCAACTTGACAATCAACCAAAACTTGTGAATAACTTATCATGAAGAAACATCCATGTGATTTGATCAAACACATTCGAATTATACTGTCCAGATGCTATTGTTTAGTGGTTTATCTACTCCACTTGAACAAAAGAACTCATTAATCTTCTTTGAGCCATTTAAAGAACCTTGCATCCATGTCTAATACTCAAAAGGCAAAGGTGTTTGGACCACAGGTCAAACCTTTTACATCTTAAGCAGCATATTTCTGTTAGTTCCTTCTCAGCACTCTAAATCCTGGAAATTTCCCTCCCAACACTTGCATTTAGATACAATAGGAATGGTAGCAGATGCCTCCCTTAGTTAACATTCATAAATGCCAATGACATGCAGGTGAGGCTGGCAACAAAGTTAACAAGCAGTGGCTTCAAAGTTGCCTTTATACTCGCAACTTGCTGCATGACGGATGCATTCCAAGAAAGATGTATTTCCTAGACAGAATAATGATCATGTCCCCATTTATTAAAGCAATTTGACCATCATATGCTTAATACATGATTTTTCAGTTACCTTAGACAATAACAATGAAATGTTCATGTCTCACAAAAGAGATATTGTTTATACTGTTTCATGGAATAATTTTGCCCACAAGAATTATATTAACTGCACTGATAAGCTGCAGCAAGCAATCTACatgccacaaaagattcaataatACAGCTTCATCTGAGGCATGTACTGTCCCAAGTTTCCTCACTGAGAGTATCTAACTGATTtatcatatttgatattttaCAGAAGAGTATCCTGAGTTTCGACAGTGTCATTGTACATTAACTGAGAAAGCATATCTGAATCACTTAATTACCTGATTTTGTGCACGGGTCACATCAGCTTCCGAAACCCTGTAGGACAGCTTGCTTATCTCAGACATAATTGCATAGGCCAAATCATCCAAGCAATCCGGCTGATCATGAAAAGTGAAGAAAATGTCAGCTGTCAAGTGAGATTTATCTGCCACGCAGAAGGCATGTTCCCTGTATTATAAGCTAATATACAACAGGATCCATATTCCATTTCATTGATGTAATCACCATTGAGCTAGCAATTAATACAAACATCATAATAGAGCCTAAGTATATACAAGCCAATAGCAGAGACTCATGAAAAAGACAGGGAAAACGTAATGGCATTAAAATATCATGCAGTATCTgtgaaagaaaacaaaaccaaGGGAATTATGATTTCCAAAGTTTCATTCTGAAAGAGTGCTGCACACCAAAGGACAATTTTATACATATGTGTGTGCATTTGtacacacacaaaaatatatgTGGATATCCTTTAAATATGCTATCAATTTGTTTATTGTGTAATGTATCACAACATATTTCATGATGTCATGTGCAATGCTAATTGATCACCTCACTTAGCAAATGAAGCAAAACACAGCAAAGCTGAGTTAAATATCCTCATTGATCAGGTACTATGACAGTATTTGCAGTAGCTCCTAATCCATCAAAACCATTCATAAGCATAATCGCTATGTACCTTTAGAAATGTCAATATTCACAAGTTCTCTTCTTCAGATGAAAAGAACTCAAAATGTCAATAAATTCATAACCAATAGCTCTGAAGCAGTAAGTTTCTGCAAATAATCCTGTGCTATAATTTTCCCGAATCACTGAGAACAATAAAATTTATGACACtctaatagattggattgagtccaaaccaaacaataacaggtGCTAAAAGATGTCCTCTCTTGAAACCAATCATATTTACTCAATAATCATTAAAAATCTCAATATTTCACATCTTTCAAGTACATAACAAAAAACTGACTAACCTTAGCAATTGCATAAACACCAAAGAGACCAGTGTCTTTGTAGTTTGTGTTAAAGGCCATCATGCTTTCAGCGATCTCATTGATGGCAATCCTCTGAGACAGCTCTGAACTGATTAAAGTTGAGGTACACAATCAATACAGGGCAAAACTTGGAAAGTtaaaacaatttctgtgtaaaTATAAGATGTAACAATGAACAACTCACCCCATGTGCTTTCCACTGCCTGTATTCTTGTTCCAAGAACCTAGCATAGACTGCATTACCATTAAAGCAATAGAATCTGGATCTATCCAGGATGCTCCACTAAATGCAACCGCAAATTGTGCAAGTGGAATGTCATCATCTATTATCCTAACCTGGATACAAAAAAATTTAATTGGCAAGAAGACTCTTGTGCAAAGATAACATGTCTAAGAGAGAGTAAATGGACAAACATTAAAAATTGGCATTCCCACCTCAGAACCAGTAAAAATAGCTGGTTCCTTTGCAACCAACTGGGATGCTGTCGTAGGATCATTTGACAGATTCGTGAACAGCTTTTTAACCTGGTCAACTATATCCTCGTGCTTAACAGCACCAGCAGCTGAGATGACCTAAAccattataaatataaaacattAGCCATTTGCTGCAATAATTAAAGTCACACCAATCAAGACTGGATAGATCATCAAACAAGGAGGCACCTAAGTTAGGTATGTACAGAAAACAAGAATGATGACTTAATCTGGCCTAATAAAAAACATACCATTCTAGGGGCTGTATAATGTGTTGATATGTAATTCTTAAGATGCTCTTTAGTAATTGTCTTGATGTTCTGAGCAGGTCCTAGTATAGTTCTGCCAAGTGGTGTGTACTGGAAAGCAGTTGCATGCAGATGATCAAAAATAACTTCTTCAGTTTGTCCCTCCACCTACATGAGACAGAAAGAAATGATATTAAAATATTGCATGAACAAAAGGTCTATCCAGTAAAAGTCAACTATAGTATACTAAAGTTCTCCTGAAGTAAGTGCTTCACATGATGCCAAAAGCAAAAAAATCTAGGCAATCTATATTTCCATTAAATTACAACTTCATAACgccataaaataaattataacctATGTGGAACTTAAATTCCAGTAAACAGTTTCAAAACCTGGCTAtgagataataacaaaaaaactgATCAAAGGGGtccaaagaaagaaaaacaaaaagaaagaaacaaatgcCAGAAAGTTCTGCAAAACATGAATATTTCCCCAGTATTGAGAATGTGGCTAGTAACACATGCTAATTAAGTGTTACGGATCAAGGAAAATAAGTTATCTCACTGCTAACAAGGTGAAAGAAACACATAAATGGTTTATAGGTAGTATAATTTACACCATGTATACCAAATTTACATGGGAATGGAGTCTCACAAAGAAGACTCAATGTTAATTTAATATTCCTCAGTAAAATCAAATAGGGTTGCAAGGCAGAAGTAGCAAATCAACACAACAACTACAAAAAAAGGTCCGGAGCAACAAATGGTTACGCTCAGTCCACAGTCAGGAGATTTTAGCTATAAGCCAAATGAACCAGCATCCTGCTACATCAGTTTTAAGAACGGAAGATTTCTAGCCAATGTGATGGTAACATAATTAGCATACTTATGCTAAAGTGGCATAAAGAACCTAATTAAATGAAGAGCCATAAAAGGTGATATAAGATCAATAAGAATCAAAATGCTTCATTTCTTTGTCAACTTCTATTAATGACAATAATAGCTATCAGAACCTCTCTCCACTTTTCTAAATCCAACTGTTGTACAAAACTTCACATGCCAGCCTGATAGGAATGATGATCCTGGTACCATGTGATTAGAAATACTTATAAGTACTGCTCTTTGATCGGCAGCCACTAGTCCAAGAGATTTTCAATTGTAAGTACTGTTTTTTTATAAGTTATCTAATGTCAAAGATAAGATTTTGCTGCCAACAAATTAACTCAAATTAGAACAtgagaaaaaagaaatataatagaAATTATTGTTCTGCATCTGTTAACGAAATATAATCATATCTCCAACTTTAGAGAGATTTTAGCCACCATGAAAGACCAATCCATGCACTTGTCCTCCTTGCCTCCCCCGACTCCCAGTGCACTTCTTTTTTCGTTTTTCTCCAAGAGTTTCAATACAAGAAAAAATCTAATGGCAGTACTTAAAACAATAAATTGATTAAGCTAGAGACAGTAAACAACCATAGTTAGCCTAAAATAAGAATTGTGAGTTATCGACGTTGGTTGGATATTGACGTTTTAATACGATCAAAAGGAGGTGAATATTAGAAACTTATACCTCTTCCATCTCCCTGAGGATTACATCCCTCTCCCTCTCAATGCGCTTCTCATCAAAACACGAGTTCTGAAGTATGTCTGCAAGGATTTCCAGCGCTTTGGGCACATCCTTATCCAACACCTTGGCGTAGTAGGTGGTCTGCTCCCTCGATGTGTACGCATTCAGATGCCCGCCCATGTTCTCAATCTCCTCCTCCAGCTGTCGCACTGTCCGCGATTCGGTGCCCTTGAAGATCATGTGCTCCAAGAAGTGCGCGGTCCCGTTGGTCTCATCGGTCTCGAAGCGGCTCCCGGCGTCGATCCACACGCCGACCGTGGCGGTGCGGGAGGCAAGAGTAGACTCGGTGGAGATGCGGAGCCCGTTGGGGAGAGTGGTTACGCGGGTCTCCGGTGCGGCCAGGATGGGGGTATGGTCGGCAAGGGTGGGGTGGGGGGAGGCGTAGCGGAGGAAGCGGGGGTCGGGGTCATCGAGGCGCTTGATCTTGGATCGGACGGCCTCGGCGAGGCGATCGTAGAGCATCACGGGGGGTTTGGCCAGGGAGGGAGCATCGGCGGCGGGGTTTGCGAGGGCGGAAACTGCAGCGGTGGAGGCAAATCGGCCGGAGACGAGGAGGGGGCGGCGAGAGAGGGTGAGAAGCTTGCGCAGCGCCATTGCTAGGGATTGGATTTGGCGGAAGGGAGAAGGGGAGTGTGGAGAGGGAGGCGCGTCGAATCGTCAAACTACGTGAGGGAGGAAGAGGAATTAGGTCTGCACACATGACTCAGCACGAACCCACGTTTACACCAGGCAGTGAAGGTGGACCCCGCTATTATTAAAGTTTTGACGTGACGGGGTGCACGAGCTTGCCAGTGAGCATATGAAATTAGAGAGGTAACGGAACACGTACCCAACTGAATCACCTCGGAGGCTTGTCAAGGGTGATGTGGTTAGTTTAACACTCGATAGAGGAGGGACCCACCTGCCCCTGGCTGACTTCAAGCGTTGTCTGAAATCTGAAGGGGTTACATGTAACCCTTCTTGCGCACATGTTGACTTCCGTTCCTCGCCAACCCTTTCTCCTCTCCGCTACAGCCCTCTTCTCCGTCGGCTCTCCGTCCAGATGCCTTCGCACCACCACCGAGAAACTAatcgatgctgctgctgctgttcaaTCCACTCTTCACCACCACCCCATCTGACCACATCTGATCAACTCCTCCAAGCCCTGGCCAGCCACCTGCTCCTCCAATCCCAGAATCCTCCCACTCTTTCCGACGGTCACTGCCTTAAGCCCCAGCAACACCCACCACCACTGCATTCCTTCTTCCAAATTCATCAACTTGGTGATGATCATcttcctcctgctcctcctcATTATCATCGTcatgaacagcagcagcagcagttctATCAGCATCAAGCTCAACCTCTTATCGAATCCCTCCTCCGCCGCATCGCCGCCCTCGAATCCTCTTTCCCCCATCTCTCCTCGCCCATTtcgtctccttctcctcttccttgtcATGGACGACAGCGACAAGAAAGACCTTTGACCCCATCACCGCCGTCTTCTTTTGCTTTGTCGCTTCGAGATTTGGCGGCGCGGAGAATCCAAGCCTCGTTCCGCCGTTTTCTTCTACGGAGATCCCAGACACTCCGCCACCTGAAGGACCTCGCCGCCATGAAATCATCAGTCGCCGCCTGTAGATCCGCGCTCTCCGACGAGACCCACGTCGATCCCAGATACCTCACCGAGAAAGCCATGGATCTTCTCCTTCGACTGGATGCCATCCAGGTGAGTTTGAGGAAAGCTAACTCCTCTCCTGGATTTCTCTTTGCTTGTTGCTTCGTTAATGGCATTTTTCGTGGGTTTTCTTGGCTTGCAGAGCGGCGACCCGATGGTTCGGGAAGGGAAGCGGTCGATCAGCAGAGAACTAGCCCGCATGTTGGATTTCATCGATAAGGTGGTAGTCAAAGAGCACCAGCTGTCTCTGGACGCGATCGAGATCACTGGGAATTGCGGAATCGAAAGAGATTCTGTGGAGGACATGAGAAGAGAAATTGTAGGAACCGAGGAAGTTCCGAAGCTTGCCAAAAAAGTGAGCTTTTTGGAAGACGGGAAGCGACCAAGGTTCTCTCTTAGCGGCCTCCACCAGCTTGAGGAGGAACTCATCGATGCTGGCAATCAAACTGCTCCACCGGAGAGCTTGGGCGGGGAAATTACGAGCACCGAATCAAGCGATCATCTGGGACCAGAAAGGTTTCATGAGATCAGCAATGGTGACAGGAGCTCGGAAAGTTCCATAGAGAATGGTGGCAAATATGTGAAGGGGAAGCATTTCCAGAATCAGAATGGAAAGTTAGGCCTCTCTGCTCCCTTGCCTCTGCAAATGGAGCTGCGGAAAACCTAATTCCATCTTTGGTAATGAATGCATCAATCTTGAAGTCAAGAGATTAGAACTGTTTGCTTCATCCATCTTTGGTCCTTTGCCTACTGGAAGTTGGGGTATGGAGAAGAGCTGCTTCTGCTTGGTATGTTTGTTCCTTCTTCTTGTGCTATGGTATTGTCTTCTAAGAATTGTTAGAAGTGTGAAGATTAGCATGCTTCTAATTATCTGATATCTTTGTTCCTTATTTGCTTCTATTCTCAGATCCATAATGGCTACTGTTTAGTTAGTGTGACAATGCTTCTGTTCAGTTTGGTCCATTTATACTTGATTGCTTCTTGTGATATTTCAAGATATCATTGGTGATGTCGCATTAGAATGATTAAACATTAGATAACCAAATTATTGGGAATTAAGTCAACATAGACACTGGATATCTGATGATTTAAAGAATCTGAATTTTTATAACTCAGGACTGACTAGAGTTAAAATTTTGATTGACATCTTCAAGTACAAAACTGCGATAATTATCAATGTTCCGTGTTgaacaaatgaaggaaaagaagtTCTAGCAAGAACTTGGGAAAGCATCAGTCAGTGAGTGAAGATTCAAAATACTAGATGGAGCTGTGAAATTGTTGGAAATGACACTGTGCCATCTTTAGTGTCTGGAATCAAATGAAACTACCAATTTCTTTTGTTCTGAAATGTTTTGCAGCTATGAGAAGCAAAGTAATGGTGTGAAAGATTTAAATGCCACATGAATCATATCAGAGCATTAAAGTGAAACAAGTCCATCTTCAGTAATGTGAGAAAGACCGAGCACACTATGGTAAGAACAAGAGCATCTCCAGTTCTGACAGATAAATAAATACATGTGATCCCAATAGTTTCCAAACTTGTTGGTAATAGGAGGGAAAAATCATTGTCCAACACTACTGTTTGAGCTACATGTTCCAAATCTGATACTGTAATATGCACTTATGAAGTGCCCAAAGGTATCTGAGGAAAAATTTTGGTACCATTTCTCACACCTGCCCAAGTTTGAATATTAGGCTCAAGTGTGCAGGCCAAAACCCTACTGAAGCAGCATTTCCAAAAGCTTCTCTTCACATTATCTGAACACACACATGAAATCATTTGTAGATTTCTCTATTACCTGCTAACTTTTGTAGATTTCTTAGTATTCTAATCAGAAAGGAATAACTTTGAGAAATATTGTAAAACATTAGTAATTCAGTAATGTATGGAAACACCCCTTTTTATGCTGAGTCCCACATTTTGCATTGGTTAATGTCATCTTGCATTACCACATGGTATGCTAAGTTGGAACTAAGTCTTTCCTTCATTTTAACCATCAGGATATTTTATTTTAGATGTAGCACATCAAGATCAAACCAGCCCAGCCTATATGAGACTACCTTGAGGCCAAGTCATTTATTTCCCATCTCCCTTTTGTTACAGGTTTCTACATGGTGGGAAACAATTACAGGCAAAAATGGTAAAAGAAATTTGCCTATAGGTTTCTGATTGTGTTGGAGAAGAAATGGAACAAATGATGACATGGTGAGAAGGCAAGACAATAAAAACAGTCTTAAGCAAAAGAAAAATTAGCTGCACATTTGAATATACTGTGAATTAAGAcaaatataaagcaagaaaaaCATGGCCTCTTAATTTAGAGGACAAATAAAGAACCAGAAGAAAATGAGAATTAAAAGGTAAATTGACCAATAAACTCAAAATAAGAAGAAAAGCTAATCTGCATGCTTCAAAAGGGAATCCGATACTGCCTTCAGTATGTGTaagttgtatgtatgtatgtatgttttaaattaaaatat
Coding sequences within:
- the LOC135671510 gene encoding expansin-A9-like, producing the protein MAMTVISVVVVVSFALMAMAVMAQGPWDTADATFYGDMSGNATMGGTCGYDNLFEHGYGLSNTALSTVLFNDGEKCGACFELKCAAGPDRCKEGSTIVTATSFCPPAPVSLCNPPQKHFDLSMAMYMKIAKTAYSGSIPVQFRRVPCVREGDIGFEFRGNPFWISVLVYNVAGSGDVAKLSVRGSNTTWVPMTRSWGQRWQLSFRPEMVGQSLSFQVTTGDNNTVESVDVAPANWQFGQRYTGGQF
- the LOC135586982 gene encoding probable mitochondrial-processing peptidase subunit beta, mitochondrial isoform X2 — translated: MALRKLLTLSRRPLLVSGRFASTAAVSALANPAADAPSLAKPPVMLYDRLAEAVRSKIKRLDDPDPRFLRYASPHPTLADHTPILAAPETRVTTLPNGLRISTESTLASRTATVGVWIDAGSRFETDETNGTAHFLEHMIFKGTESRTVRQLEEEIENMGGHLNAYTSREQTTYYAKVLDKDVPKALEILADILQNSCFDEKRIERERDVILREMEEVEGQTEEVIFDHLHATAFQYTPLGRTILGPAQNIKTITKEHLKNYISTHYTAPRMVISAAGAVKHEDIVDQVKKLFTNLSNDPTTASQLVAKEPAIFTGSEVRIIDDDIPLAQFAVAFSGASWIDPDSIALMVMQSMLGSWNKNTGSGKHMGSELSQRIAINEIAESMMAFNTNYKDTGLFGVYAIAKPDCLDDLAYAIMSEISKLSYRVSEADVTRAQNQLKSSLQLHIDGTSPVAEDIGRQILTYGRRIPVAELFARIDAVDASTVKRVANRFIFDQVKPCNCSHGTNPGPSRLQLVQAPHIFAPLLAVR
- the LOC135586982 gene encoding probable mitochondrial-processing peptidase subunit beta, mitochondrial isoform X1, with the translated sequence MALRKLLTLSRRPLLVSGRFASTAAVSALANPAADAPSLAKPPVMLYDRLAEAVRSKIKRLDDPDPRFLRYASPHPTLADHTPILAAPETRVTTLPNGLRISTESTLASRTATVGVWIDAGSRFETDETNGTAHFLEHMIFKGTESRTVRQLEEEIENMGGHLNAYTSREQTTYYAKVLDKDVPKALEILADILQNSCFDEKRIERERDVILREMEEVEGQTEEVIFDHLHATAFQYTPLGRTILGPAQNIKTITKEHLKNYISTHYTAPRMVISAAGAVKHEDIVDQVKKLFTNLSNDPTTASQLVAKEPAIFTGSEVRIIDDDIPLAQFAVAFSGASWIDPDSIALMVMQSMLGSWNKNTGSGKHMGSELSQRIAINEIAESMMAFNTNYKDTGLFGVYAIAKPDCLDDLAYAIMSEISKLSYRVSEADVTRAQNQLKSSLQLHIDGTSPVAEDIGRQILTYGRRIPVAELFARIDAVDASTVKRVANRFIFDQDVAIAAMGPIQGLPDYNWFRRHTYLLRY